In Leptospira stimsonii, a single window of DNA contains:
- a CDS encoding GNAT family N-acetyltransferase yields the protein MSPDVHEITKNYTDLHRVLSDLIGSPILDRKNFIFYSNADSDWFSRIVLKESLSPISLEEEILELRKEGYRSDVLDFLISRTHEKNLKKIGYKGFDEQWGMYLAGDPIPLKKKDFESDFNIRKIETADELKIWLQIVNASFESNDRENLYLKLLNQSAFRIFGGFLGQTMVATGMTFFNGTSFGLYSITTDSRKRGFGYGSVLVESILEELRKEHSNIIILHATKMGKGIYEKFGFKKSMLLRHWS from the coding sequence ATGAGTCCGGACGTTCATGAAATTACAAAAAATTATACGGATCTACACAGAGTTCTTTCCGACCTTATCGGATCTCCTATTTTAGATCGTAAAAATTTCATTTTTTATTCCAACGCCGATTCGGATTGGTTTTCGAGGATCGTTTTGAAAGAATCTCTTTCTCCGATTTCACTCGAAGAGGAGATCCTCGAATTGAGAAAAGAAGGTTATCGTTCGGATGTCTTAGACTTTTTGATTTCGAGAACCCATGAAAAAAATCTTAAAAAAATCGGATACAAGGGTTTCGACGAACAATGGGGAATGTATTTAGCGGGAGACCCGATTCCACTCAAAAAAAAAGATTTTGAAAGTGATTTTAATATTAGAAAAATAGAAACCGCAGACGAACTAAAAATATGGCTTCAAATCGTAAACGCCTCCTTTGAATCAAATGATCGTGAAAATCTGTATCTAAAACTGCTGAATCAGAGCGCTTTCCGTATCTTCGGCGGCTTTTTAGGTCAAACTATGGTCGCAACGGGGATGACTTTTTTTAACGGAACTTCCTTCGGACTGTATTCGATTACGACCGATTCACGAAAAAGAGGATTTGGATACGGCTCCGTTTTGGTAGAAAGTATTTTAGAAGAACTTAGAAAAGAACATTCAAATATTATTATATTACATGCAACTAAGATGGGAAAGGGAATCTACGAAAAGTTCGGTTTTAAAAAGTCGATGCTCCTTCGTCATTGGAGCTAA
- a CDS encoding patatin-like phospholipase family protein, translated as MQIHVKQKFTALTFNSAFFGFYAHAGFAKGLSEIGFHPSKITGCSSGALIGSLVAAGVPAEEMTNLILSLKKKDFWEGNLLTNFVKPIRKGLKNYSGILSGKKIRDLLKPYLGHKKIEDLPIPMGVSVSNITKQIRELKTKGDLIDQILASMTFPFLFEIQKLGEEEFIDGGVADQEPIKELILDKSIRKIVVHSVRTKKGHSEKAMLRAFHSSVQIIENETRELKEMLAKHHKKKILRIETVTPYIDANQLKHGKEALEEARKNAHHWKKKILSAT; from the coding sequence ATTCAAATACACGTTAAACAAAAATTCACGGCTCTAACTTTTAACTCCGCTTTTTTCGGTTTTTACGCGCACGCCGGTTTTGCGAAGGGTTTGTCCGAAATCGGATTTCATCCTTCTAAGATTACCGGATGTAGTTCGGGAGCACTGATCGGATCCTTGGTCGCCGCCGGAGTTCCTGCCGAAGAAATGACGAACTTGATTCTAAGTTTAAAGAAAAAGGATTTTTGGGAAGGGAATCTCTTAACGAATTTTGTCAAACCGATCCGAAAAGGTCTTAAAAATTATTCGGGTATCCTTTCCGGTAAAAAAATAAGGGACTTATTAAAACCCTATTTAGGTCATAAAAAAATCGAAGACCTTCCCATTCCGATGGGAGTTTCCGTTTCAAATATTACAAAACAAATCCGAGAACTCAAAACCAAAGGAGATCTGATCGACCAAATTCTCGCGTCGATGACTTTTCCATTTCTATTCGAAATACAAAAGTTAGGCGAAGAAGAATTTATCGACGGAGGTGTCGCGGACCAGGAACCGATCAAAGAATTGATCCTAGACAAATCCATTCGTAAGATTGTAGTTCACAGCGTGAGAACAAAAAAGGGACATTCGGAAAAGGCGATGCTTCGCGCTTTCCATTCTTCCGTTCAGATTATAGAAAATGAGACAAGAGAATTGAAAGAGATGTTGGCTAAACATCATAAAAAGAAAATTTTAAGAATCGAGACAGTAACACCTTATATCGACGCGAATCAACTCAAACATGGAAAGGAAGCGCTCGAAGAAGCAAGAAAGAACGCTCATCACTGGAAGAAAAAAATTCTTTCCGCTACGTAA
- the cutA gene encoding divalent-cation tolerance protein CutA, producing the protein MELRLVYITAKNEKEALKIGKTLVEERLAACANILPKIKSVYHWEKKLVVDNEAILLLKTKSELMTELTLRVKSLHSYSIPCVVSLPLLEGNRDYFNWVLGEIIPD; encoded by the coding sequence ATGGAACTTAGGCTCGTCTACATTACCGCGAAGAATGAAAAAGAAGCTCTCAAGATCGGAAAGACTCTTGTAGAAGAAAGATTGGCCGCCTGCGCAAACATTCTACCGAAGATAAAGTCCGTCTATCATTGGGAAAAAAAGTTGGTCGTAGACAATGAGGCGATTCTTTTATTAAAAACAAAAAGCGAATTAATGACGGAATTGACTCTCAGAGTAAAATCCTTACACAGCTATTCGATTCCTTGCGTGGTAAGTCTTCCGTTATTGGAAGGAAATCGTGACTACTTCAACTGGGTGTTAGGCGAAATTATCCCCGATTAA
- a CDS encoding OmpA family protein, with amino-acid sequence MILTPLSSEESEKILFRWKLVPGETVELNEYHRVQLVSQGRKIRREDKNRILLETLSCEKQSCLLDGFFDTYSRFPEVDPAFRKDKTYKSQFQITEIGQYKVPQEFSMPNLRSLPSFSDKPVAIGEEWTQPATESFQFPGGRVMITVLAKYKYHGLDQWQFQKLSGTADRIEYNYTLYYDSQMGQEGVPLKIYGFARGMVYFDRNLGLPQYKRVQLAYTFVYQNGLAQEMSFDIHGVYRKDMKLTDNDKDKFAEEIRNILRGELSTGIEQGKESVKNPKRRHGRESLNWPEEEENHARPQNEKPSGPPVEIRRTEEGIAISLNSVLFDYNSSELKDEAKQELEKIASVLKKYGDREIRISGHTDNSGGEEYNRKLSRERALSVLKELRDKQGLEEKRMSYEGYGKSKPIADNTTTQGRQKNRRVDITIVME; translated from the coding sequence ATGATTCTAACTCCTCTTTCTTCAGAAGAATCGGAGAAAATCCTCTTTCGCTGGAAGCTCGTTCCCGGTGAAACCGTAGAGCTGAACGAATATCATAGGGTTCAGTTGGTAAGTCAGGGAAGGAAAATCAGAAGGGAAGATAAGAATCGAATCCTTTTAGAAACGTTATCTTGCGAAAAACAATCCTGTCTTTTGGACGGATTCTTTGATACTTACAGTCGTTTTCCCGAAGTTGATCCAGCGTTTCGAAAAGATAAAACGTATAAGAGTCAATTTCAAATCACTGAGATCGGCCAATACAAAGTCCCTCAAGAATTCAGTATGCCGAATCTTCGATCGCTTCCTAGTTTTTCGGATAAGCCTGTTGCAATCGGAGAAGAATGGACACAACCCGCGACGGAAAGTTTTCAATTTCCGGGTGGAAGAGTAATGATCACGGTTCTCGCAAAGTATAAGTATCACGGTCTCGATCAGTGGCAGTTCCAAAAACTTTCAGGCACGGCCGATCGTATAGAATACAATTATACTCTTTATTATGATTCTCAAATGGGCCAGGAAGGAGTTCCGCTAAAAATTTACGGATTCGCTAGAGGAATGGTTTACTTTGATCGAAACCTGGGGCTTCCACAATACAAAAGAGTTCAACTCGCTTACACCTTCGTTTATCAAAACGGATTGGCTCAAGAGATGTCTTTCGATATTCACGGAGTTTATCGAAAGGATATGAAGCTTACGGATAACGATAAGGATAAGTTCGCTGAAGAGATTAGAAACATTCTCCGCGGCGAACTTTCTACCGGAATCGAACAAGGAAAGGAATCGGTAAAGAATCCAAAACGCCGGCACGGTCGCGAAAGTTTAAATTGGCCGGAGGAGGAAGAGAATCACGCTCGTCCTCAAAATGAAAAGCCCTCCGGACCTCCGGTCGAAATTCGAAGAACGGAAGAGGGAATTGCAATTTCTTTGAACTCCGTCTTGTTCGACTACAACAGTTCCGAACTTAAAGACGAGGCAAAACAGGAATTAGAAAAGATCGCTTCCGTATTAAAAAAATACGGTGATCGTGAAATTCGAATCAGCGGACATACTGATAATTCAGGCGGAGAAGAATACAACCGCAAACTTTCCAGAGAAAGAGCTCTCTCCGTATTAAAAGAACTCAGGGACAAACAGGGACTCGAAGAAAAAAGAATGTCCTACGAAGGCTACGGAAAGAGCAAACCTATCGCCGATAATACGACGACTCAAGGTAGACAAAAAAATCGTCGCGTGGACATCACTATCGTTATGGAATGA
- a CDS encoding SpoIIE family protein phosphatase: MLLFASTELFAFPTVLTKDWKLSVGRNVDISEQDPIWIKLDSLPIPKEILRSFTFPENSVHTVTLLKKIEVSNAEIEELNTDGISVHLPLLTNVYEVFFNGNKVGEGGLLAGGRIIKNGFRRHVILNIPEDRIRPGSNEIRVVLSADPGEELDAYASFDSTPPLLDLQSRNAAILSERSTLMLLFLYLFVGFYHFLFYFKRPQEKYNLFFGLFSILLSAYIYLRSNSVYELNLDPFLQMKLEYMIVFNIPTFFLLFLDSFFESKIRSVSRFYQYFAMALTSLIPFSSRIVCVILLQIWQFSIFVFVFYSLFIMFRALIRKNQDSVRLFAGFIILIVSAVADLIGSMQLIPMLENYGLLKYGFFTFELGIVFILANRFLRVHNEVEELNRDLDQKVKERTGQLQDTLSQIQELKVQQDGDYFLTSLLLDPLNRHHVRNDYLILEGYSRQKKHFEFKQWKKEIGGDIIIADEMVLKDRKYIVFVNGDAMGKSIQGAGGALVLGVVFRSFLSRTKSVSSYKSKPPEVWLKDCFSELQNIFESFDGSMLVSVVLGLVDLESGILYFLNAEHPWTVLYRDGVASFIEDKLELRKIGITGLESKMKVKTFFLEKGDSIFIGSDGRDDLLLGIDSDGTRLINEDESQFLKRIEESRGDLGLLVQSLRNFGELTDDLSVLKFSYLKEPLRFQTSGNLNSETFPDESYFKYLETENWEQAVSYLENLKRKNADARLPPAFKKELAKVYYKTEKYEEALLIFEELISEFPEDIENMFLASLIYKRFNRYRQAVELGERVMLREPEFLNNVAHLAESYLFIHKRETTIQLLEKVDKLDPANSHAKRIRIQLSRPVPDHRNG; the protein is encoded by the coding sequence ATTTTGTTATTCGCATCGACCGAGCTTTTTGCGTTTCCAACGGTTCTTACAAAAGACTGGAAGCTTTCCGTCGGCAGGAACGTAGACATTTCGGAACAAGATCCAATCTGGATAAAATTGGACTCACTTCCGATCCCAAAAGAAATTCTTCGTAGTTTTACTTTTCCTGAGAATTCCGTTCATACCGTAACTCTTCTTAAAAAGATCGAAGTTTCCAACGCGGAAATTGAGGAACTCAATACGGACGGTATTTCGGTCCATCTCCCTCTTTTAACGAATGTCTACGAAGTTTTCTTTAACGGAAATAAGGTGGGAGAAGGGGGACTCCTTGCGGGTGGAAGAATTATAAAAAATGGATTTAGGAGACACGTGATCTTGAACATTCCGGAGGATCGGATACGCCCCGGAAGCAATGAGATCAGAGTTGTGCTTTCGGCAGATCCCGGCGAGGAGTTAGATGCGTATGCGAGCTTTGATTCTACCCCGCCGCTTTTAGACCTTCAGTCTCGAAACGCCGCGATTCTTTCGGAGCGTTCGACTCTGATGCTTTTATTTCTCTATCTTTTCGTCGGCTTTTATCATTTTCTTTTTTATTTCAAACGTCCTCAAGAAAAATACAATCTTTTCTTCGGACTTTTCTCTATTCTACTTTCTGCATATATTTATCTTCGAAGCAATTCAGTTTACGAGCTGAACTTGGACCCTTTTTTGCAAATGAAGCTTGAATATATGATCGTCTTCAACATACCCACATTCTTTTTATTGTTTTTGGATTCCTTTTTCGAATCGAAGATCCGTTCCGTTTCTCGGTTTTATCAATATTTTGCGATGGCTCTCACGTCCCTGATTCCGTTCTCAAGTAGAATCGTCTGCGTAATTCTTCTTCAGATCTGGCAGTTCTCGATTTTTGTATTCGTATTTTATTCTCTATTTATCATGTTTCGAGCTTTGATTCGAAAAAACCAGGATTCGGTGCGTCTTTTTGCCGGTTTTATCATTCTGATCGTTTCCGCTGTGGCAGATTTGATCGGTTCTATGCAACTTATTCCTATGTTAGAAAATTACGGACTTCTAAAATACGGATTCTTTACATTCGAACTTGGGATCGTTTTTATTTTGGCGAATCGTTTTTTAAGAGTTCACAATGAAGTGGAAGAATTGAATCGGGATCTCGATCAGAAGGTAAAGGAAAGGACGGGACAATTACAGGATACACTTAGTCAAATTCAAGAATTGAAAGTTCAACAGGACGGAGATTATTTTCTCACTTCTCTTTTATTGGATCCGTTAAATCGACATCATGTCCGGAACGATTATCTCATTTTGGAAGGTTACAGTCGTCAGAAAAAACATTTCGAGTTTAAGCAGTGGAAAAAGGAAATCGGCGGAGATATCATTATAGCCGACGAGATGGTTTTAAAGGATCGAAAGTATATAGTCTTTGTAAACGGAGATGCGATGGGAAAATCCATCCAAGGTGCGGGAGGCGCTTTGGTTTTAGGGGTCGTATTTCGCTCGTTCTTATCCAGAACGAAGAGTGTTTCTTCCTATAAATCAAAGCCGCCAGAAGTCTGGCTCAAAGATTGTTTTTCCGAACTTCAGAATATATTCGAATCTTTCGACGGTTCCATGCTTGTTTCTGTTGTCCTCGGTTTGGTGGATTTAGAATCGGGAATCCTCTACTTTTTAAATGCGGAACATCCGTGGACTGTTCTTTACCGAGACGGTGTTGCCTCGTTTATCGAAGATAAATTAGAACTTCGTAAAATAGGAATCACCGGTTTGGAAAGTAAGATGAAGGTTAAAACGTTTTTTTTAGAAAAAGGAGATTCTATTTTTATCGGGTCCGACGGGAGGGACGATTTATTATTGGGTATTGATTCCGACGGAACCAGATTGATAAACGAAGACGAATCACAATTTTTGAAGCGGATCGAAGAATCGAGAGGAGATTTAGGACTTCTCGTGCAATCCTTGCGAAATTTCGGAGAACTCACGGACGATTTGAGTGTGCTTAAATTCTCCTATTTGAAAGAACCGCTCCGATTTCAAACCTCTGGTAATTTGAATTCGGAAACGTTTCCGGACGAATCTTATTTCAAATATTTGGAAACGGAAAATTGGGAGCAGGCGGTTTCTTATCTTGAAAATTTAAAGAGAAAAAACGCCGACGCTCGCTTGCCACCCGCTTTTAAAAAAGAATTAGCGAAAGTATATTATAAAACTGAAAAATACGAGGAAGCCTTGTTGATTTTCGAAGAACTCATTTCCGAATTTCCGGAAGACATTGAAAATATGTTCTTAGCTTCCTTGATATACAAAAGGTTCAATCGATATCGTCAGGCAGTGGAACTCGGAGAAAGGGTAATGCTCCGGGAACCGGAATTTCTTAACAACGTTGCTCACCTCGCAGAATCTTATCTTTTCATCCATAAACGGGAAACAACGATTCAGCTTTTAGAAAAAGTGGATAAACTGGATCCGGCCAATTCTCATGCAAAAAGGATAAGAATTCAACTTAGTCGACCTGTTCCGGATCATAGAAACGGTTAA
- a CDS encoding ribose-phosphate pyrophosphokinase encodes MKQLLFSFPENDSLAKSVSLLSGIGIGEVQFGNYPDGESHCRILEDVNGSEVYIICSLNQPDSKILSLIFFCETAKSLGAAKIHLIAPYLCYMRQDKVFQSGEGITAKYFANLISKYADSLLTIDPHLHRIKDLKEVYTISARSLHATSLIADYIQKEIRNPVLIGPDAESSQWVKEVAELSKSPYTVLEKIRRGDRDVEVSVPHLEKYRDCTPVLIDDIISTGKTLLETIGHLKVAGMKPAICIGVHGIFADDAYEELMKSGIELCATTNTIQHMSNQIDVSKLLSDNLF; translated from the coding sequence ATGAAACAACTTTTATTTTCTTTTCCCGAAAACGATTCTTTGGCTAAATCAGTTTCGCTCCTTTCCGGCATCGGGATCGGCGAAGTTCAATTTGGAAATTATCCCGATGGAGAATCTCATTGTAGAATCCTTGAAGACGTCAATGGTTCGGAAGTTTATATAATATGCTCCCTTAATCAACCGGATTCTAAAATTCTTTCGTTGATCTTTTTTTGCGAAACCGCAAAATCTTTAGGCGCCGCAAAAATCCACCTCATAGCGCCTTATCTTTGTTATATGAGACAGGACAAAGTATTTCAAAGCGGGGAAGGTATTACCGCCAAGTATTTTGCTAATTTGATCTCTAAATACGCGGATTCCTTACTTACTATTGATCCTCACCTTCATAGGATCAAAGACTTGAAGGAAGTATACACTATCTCAGCGAGGTCGCTCCATGCAACTTCTCTCATAGCCGATTATATTCAAAAAGAAATTCGTAACCCCGTCTTAATCGGGCCGGATGCGGAAAGTAGCCAATGGGTAAAGGAAGTCGCCGAACTTTCCAAGTCTCCTTATACGGTTCTTGAAAAAATAAGAAGGGGGGATCGAGACGTGGAAGTTAGCGTTCCTCATTTGGAAAAATACAGGGACTGTACGCCTGTATTGATAGACGACATCATATCAACGGGAAAAACCCTACTCGAAACGATCGGTCATCTAAAGGTAGCGGGAATGAAACCGGCGATTTGCATCGGCGTTCATGGAATTTTCGCCGATGACGCTTACGAAGAATTGATGAAGTCGGGGATCGAACTCTGTGCTACGACGAATACGATCCAACATATGAGCAATCAGATCGACGTAAGCAAGTTGTTAAGCGACAATCTTTTTTAA
- a CDS encoding thymidine phosphorylase family protein — MQQRTETLYLKNLGIDTNQEYVVFLRRDCPACKSEGFVALNRIEVTVGNKTIIASLNIIENKILQKGEVGLSESAWKAVKAKEGDEVRLAHLQPVQSMHDVRSKMYENRLNEAAFHRIIQDIKDEKYSNIEIASFITACSGDHLNLEEIKSLTKAMINAGSILKWNSRVVVDKHCVGGLPGNRTTPIVVSIVAAAGLTIPKTSSRAITSPAGTADTMETVTTVNLTLNKMKSVVEQEGGCIAWGGSIGLSPADDILIRVERALEVDSVGQMIASVLSKKAAAGSTHVVIDIPVGKTAKIRTEEDAEKLKYYFTVVGKSVGLKVRVIISDGSQPIGRGIGPSLEIQDCISVLKNETEAPQDLKERALFMAGSILEFSDLFKRQNGLQLAREILESGKAWNKFEAICNAQGEFKQPKKAEFHIEVRSERAGVISEIDNRRIAKIARLAGAPSSPSAGVHFLSPIGKKVENGELLYTIHAESSGELEYAADYLKTQKDIITIL; from the coding sequence ATGCAACAAAGGACTGAAACTCTTTATCTCAAAAATTTAGGAATAGATACAAATCAGGAATATGTCGTCTTTTTAAGAAGAGATTGTCCGGCTTGTAAATCGGAAGGTTTTGTCGCTCTCAATCGTATCGAAGTTACGGTCGGAAACAAAACGATCATCGCTTCTCTAAATATCATCGAAAATAAGATTCTCCAAAAAGGAGAAGTCGGACTTTCGGAAAGCGCTTGGAAAGCGGTCAAAGCGAAAGAAGGAGACGAAGTGCGACTCGCACATTTGCAACCGGTTCAATCGATGCACGATGTACGTTCCAAGATGTACGAGAATCGTTTGAACGAAGCGGCGTTTCACAGAATCATTCAGGATATTAAGGATGAAAAATATTCGAATATCGAAATCGCTTCGTTTATAACGGCCTGTTCCGGAGACCATCTGAATCTAGAAGAAATCAAATCTCTCACTAAAGCGATGATAAACGCCGGCTCCATTCTGAAATGGAATAGCAGAGTTGTGGTCGACAAACACTGCGTAGGCGGTCTTCCCGGTAACAGGACAACGCCAATCGTCGTTTCGATCGTCGCCGCGGCGGGACTTACGATCCCAAAAACCTCCTCAAGGGCGATCACTTCGCCGGCCGGGACGGCGGATACAATGGAAACGGTGACGACGGTAAATCTTACTTTGAACAAGATGAAATCCGTTGTGGAACAGGAAGGAGGATGTATCGCTTGGGGAGGATCGATCGGCCTAAGTCCCGCAGACGATATTCTCATTCGTGTGGAACGTGCGTTGGAGGTTGATAGCGTCGGACAAATGATTGCTTCCGTTCTTTCCAAAAAGGCGGCGGCCGGATCGACGCACGTCGTGATCGACATCCCCGTTGGAAAAACGGCGAAGATCCGTACAGAAGAAGATGCTGAAAAATTAAAATACTATTTCACTGTCGTCGGCAAGTCGGTCGGGTTAAAAGTAAGAGTGATTATATCCGACGGTTCTCAACCGATCGGAAGGGGAATCGGTCCTTCACTCGAAATCCAAGATTGTATTTCCGTTCTCAAAAATGAAACAGAAGCTCCTCAGGATTTAAAAGAAAGAGCTCTTTTTATGGCAGGGTCTATATTAGAATTTTCTGATTTATTTAAAAGACAAAACGGACTTCAACTCGCAAGGGAAATTTTAGAATCCGGTAAAGCTTGGAACAAGTTCGAAGCGATTTGTAACGCGCAGGGCGAGTTCAAACAACCTAAGAAAGCGGAGTTTCATATAGAAGTTCGTTCTGAGAGGGCCGGCGTGATAAGCGAAATTGACAATCGAAGAATTGCAAAAATTGCGAGACTCGCGGGTGCTCCGAGTTCCCCTTCGGCAGGAGTTCATTTCCTATCACCGATTGGAAAGAAAGTAGAAAATGGAGAATTACTCTATACCATTCACGCAGAGTCCAGCGGAGAATTGGAATATGCCGCCGACTATTTAAAAACGCAAAAAGACATCATTACGATTCTTTAA
- a CDS encoding MBL fold metallo-hydrolase RNA specificity domain-containing protein gives MSSPVQIHFLGASGTVTGSKYLIDTGKTKILVDCGLFQGLKELRLLNWSTLPVNASEIDWVLLTHGHLDHTGYIPRLVKQGFRGKILGSAPTLEITEIILKDSGKIQEEEADRANRGGYSKHKPAVPLYDLKEATTSLTYLHSSELDHWKDLGEGVRARFQYNGHILGATFLEMEIFGKLFVFSGDIGRPEDFLLYPPHKPKKADYLFLESTYGNRIHPKNPEEQLTKILNETLERKGTVIMPSFAVERAQSLMYLLWKLKSESKIPDVPMIMDSPMGRNVFEVFQTHTKWHKLSPVECSQIWDSFRKTESMKETQQFAEDRSPKIVIAGSGMATGGRVLTYLQNYLEDSNSTVLLCGFQAAGTRGRQLQEGNHEIKIYGKFYKVKAQVQLIEGLSSHADQIEIIDWLSALENKPIETFIVHGEKGSSDALRVKLVDHFNWKCNVPNLFDIIELEL, from the coding sequence ATGAGTTCACCCGTTCAAATTCATTTCTTAGGCGCTTCCGGAACAGTCACCGGTTCCAAGTATCTGATCGACACAGGCAAAACCAAAATCCTCGTCGACTGCGGGCTTTTCCAGGGCCTCAAAGAACTCAGACTTCTAAATTGGAGTACCCTTCCCGTCAATGCATCCGAAATCGACTGGGTTCTACTCACACATGGTCACCTCGATCATACCGGTTATATCCCGAGACTCGTCAAACAAGGGTTTCGCGGTAAAATACTCGGGAGCGCTCCCACTCTTGAAATCACGGAAATTATTTTAAAAGATTCCGGTAAAATTCAAGAGGAAGAAGCTGACCGAGCCAATAGAGGCGGTTATTCAAAGCACAAACCTGCCGTTCCTTTATACGATCTGAAAGAGGCAACGACTTCTCTTACCTATCTTCATTCTTCCGAATTGGATCATTGGAAGGATTTGGGTGAAGGTGTTCGTGCTAGATTTCAATACAACGGTCACATTCTCGGTGCCACCTTCCTCGAGATGGAGATTTTCGGGAAGTTATTCGTTTTTTCGGGAGACATAGGAAGACCGGAAGACTTTCTTTTGTATCCTCCACACAAACCTAAAAAGGCGGATTATCTTTTTCTCGAAAGTACTTACGGCAACAGAATTCATCCTAAGAATCCGGAAGAGCAATTAACAAAAATATTAAACGAAACTCTGGAAAGAAAAGGGACGGTGATCATGCCAAGCTTCGCCGTAGAAAGAGCGCAAAGTCTGATGTATCTTCTTTGGAAATTAAAATCCGAATCTAAGATTCCGGACGTTCCAATGATCATGGATAGTCCGATGGGAAGAAACGTATTCGAAGTGTTTCAAACACATACGAAATGGCACAAACTTTCTCCAGTCGAATGTTCCCAAATTTGGGATTCCTTTCGTAAAACGGAATCGATGAAAGAAACACAACAATTCGCCGAAGATCGTTCTCCTAAAATCGTGATCGCAGGAAGCGGAATGGCGACCGGCGGCCGGGTTCTTACCTATCTTCAAAATTATTTGGAAGATTCGAATTCCACGGTTCTATTGTGCGGTTTTCAAGCCGCAGGTACGAGAGGAAGACAACTACAAGAAGGAAATCATGAAATTAAAATTTACGGCAAATTTTACAAAGTTAAGGCGCAGGTTCAGTTGATAGAAGGTCTTTCTTCTCACGCCGATCAAATTGAAATCATAGATTGGTTGAGCGCATTAGAAAACAAACCGATCGAAACCTTTATCGTTCACGGAGAAAAGGGCTCTTCCGACGCGCTGAGAGTGAAGCTCGTTGATCATTTCAATTGGAAATGCAACGTGCCCAATTTATTCGATATCATAGAGTTGGAATTATAG